From a single Strix uralensis isolate ZFMK-TIS-50842 chromosome 27, bStrUra1, whole genome shotgun sequence genomic region:
- the OCLN gene encoding occludin — MFSKKSYDGPPTGYGPPTGYGPPTGDYGYDYGARSPPPGSYYIEDVPQHFYKWTSPPGVVRILEAMVILLCIAIFACVASTLAWEYGYGFGGAYGNGLGGFYGSGYYGSGLNYGYGGYYGGVTNPRAANGFMIAMAVLCFLAQLGLFVASVSKSSSSRSRRFYLVVIVVCAVLAFVMLIASIVYIVGVNPQAQMTGSYYYNPVLTMCNQIYSNTYMNQYLYHYCTVDPQEAVAIVCGFLIVILLCLICFFAHKTRSKIWKYGKPNIYWDKVPVVQEGPNVEEWVKNVADGASVQDETATLAYSEKPTSPITAPPYSPPSYSYPPQNGYYPSGTYSSRGDQPDRAVSPSPAEEKAREQPPKPPTRRGRRRRRNPELDESQYETDYTTAVESGDERDQDHWASLYPPITSDGARQKYKQEFDTDLKRYKQLCAEMDGVSDRLNQLSKQLDSISEDSPQYQGVAEEYNRLKDLKRSPDYQTKKLETKTLRNKLFHIKRMVNDYDKVRG; from the exons atgTTCAGCAAGAAATCCTACGACGGCCCCCCCACGGGCTACGGCCCCCCTACGGGCTACGGCCCCCCCACGGGGGATTACGGCTACGACTACGGCgcccgctcgccgccgccgggctCTTACTACATCGAGGACGTGCCGCAGCACTTCTACAAGTGGACGTCGCCGCCCGGCGTGGTGAGGATCCTGGAGGCCATGGTCATCCTGCTCTGCATCGCCATCTTCGCCTGCGTGGCCTCCACCCTGGCCTGGGAGTACGGCTACGGCTTCGGGGGGGCTTACGGCAACGGGCTCGGGGGCTTCTACGGCTCCGGCTACTACGGCAGCGGGTTGAACTACGGTTACGGGGGTTACTACGGCGGGGTCACCAACCCGCGGGCGGCCAACGGCTTCATGATCGCCATGGCCGTGCTCTGCTTCCTGGCCCAGCTGGGGCTCTTCGTTGCCAGCGTCAGCAAATCGAGCAGCTCCCGCTCCCGTCGCTTCTACCTGGTGGTCATCGTGGTCTGCGCCGTGCTGGCCTTCGTCATGCTCATCGCCTCCATCGTCTACATCGTCGGCGTCAACCCCCAGGCCCAGATGACCGGCAGCTACTACTACAACCCCGTGCTGACCATGTGCAACCAGATATACAGCAACACCTACATGAACCAGTACCTCTACCACTACTGCACCGTGGACCCCCAGGAG GCCGTGGCCATCGTCTGCGGGTTCCTCATCGTCATCCTGCTCTGCCTCATCTGCTTCTTCGCTCACAAGACGCGGAGCAAGATCTGGAAATACGGGAAACCAAACATTTACTGGGACAAGGTGCCGGTGGTCCAGGAGGGTCCCAACGTGGAGGAGTGG GTGAAGAACGTGGCGGACGGGGCCAGCGTGCAGGACGAGACGGCCACGCTCGCCTACTCGGAGAAGCCGACGAGCCCCATCACTGCGCCACCCTACAGCCCCCCCTCCTACAGCTACCCCCCCCAGAACGGGTACTACCCCTCCGGGACCTACAGCAGCCGGGG TGACCAGCCGGACCGGGCGGTCAGTCCCAGCCCGGCGGAGGAGAAGGCGCGGGAgcagccccccaaaccccccacccgccgtggccgccgccgccgccgcaaccCCGAGCTGGACGAGTCGCAGTACGAGACCGATTACACCACGGCCGTGGAGTCTGGTGACGAGCGGGACCAGGACCACTGGGCCAG cctctACCCCCCCATCACCTCGGACGGTGCCCGCCAGAAGTACAAGCAGGAGTTCGACACCGACCTGAAGCGCTACAAGCAGCTCTGCGCCGAGATGGACGGCGTCAGCGACCGCCTCAACCAGCTCAGCAAACAGCTCGACAGCATCTCCGAGGACAGTCCCCAGTACCAG GGTGTGGCAGAGGAGTACAACCGGCTGAAGGACCTGAAGCGG AGCCCCGACTACCAGACGAAGAAGCTGGAGACCAAAACCCTGCGCAACAAACTCTTCCACATCAAGAGGATGGTGAACGACTACGACAAGGTGAGGGGGTAG
- the OCEL1 gene encoding occludin/ELL domain-containing protein 1 isoform X1, with amino-acid sequence MRRAAGLSPDAGKRSSRRMHSGPPHHPKAAGSRGPSPPAPLESRPPPARARHVVFEDEVTPVGRPSGRVPRAEEGEKPGARPVPPGLAPRPRAVPDYVVKYPAIRSPGQREGYKGVFQDQLAEYTELLGEVRAARRGRGGPEGPGGQWPRHVTSRTVGPSVGTGCGQRDGSGAAHGWHECATKKRDWAFLEKQQRCEYLKKKLTHIKARIQDYDRDARDSTGRF; translated from the exons ATGAGACGGGCAG CGGGGCTCAGCCCGGACGCGGGGAAGCGAAGCAGCCGCCGGATGCACTCGGggcccccccatcaccccaaagCTGCTGGGAGCCGAGGGCCgagcccccccgcacccctgGAGAGCCGG CCTCCGCCAGCCCGAGCCAGGCACGTCGTCTTCGAGGACGAGGTGACACCCGTGGGGAGACCCTCGGGGAGGGTCCCCCGTGCCGAGGAGGGGGAGAAGCCGGGGGCCAGACCCGTCCCCCCCGGACTGGCACCGCGGCCGCGCGCTGTCCCCGACTACGTGGT AAAGTACCCGGCGATCCGGAGCCCCGGGCAGCGGGAGGGCTACAAGGGCGTCTTCCAGGACCAGCTGGCGGAGTACACGGAGCTGCTCGGGGAGGTCCGAGccgcgcggcgggggcgcggggggccggaggggccggggggccAGTGGCCCCGGCACGTCACGAGCAGGACGGTGGGTCCCTCGGTGGGCACCGGCTGCGGGCAGCGG GATGGGAGCGGGGCGGCCCACGGCTGGCACGAGTGCGCGACGAAGAAGAGG GATTGGGCcttcctggagaagcagcagcgcTGCGAATACCTGAAGAAGAAGCTGACGCACATCAAGGCGCGGATCCAGGACTACGACCGCGACGCCCGCGACAGCACCGGCCGCTTCTGA
- the OCEL1 gene encoding occludin/ELL domain-containing protein 1 isoform X2: MRRAAGLSPDAGKRSSRRMHSGPPHHPKAAGSRGPSPPAPLESRPPPARARHVVFEDEVTPVGRPSGRVPRAEEGEKPGARPVPPGLAPRPRAVPDYVVKYPAIRSPGQREGYKGVFQDQLAEYTELLGEVRAARRGRGGPEGPGGQWPRHVTSRTDGSGAAHGWHECATKKRDWAFLEKQQRCEYLKKKLTHIKARIQDYDRDARDSTGRF, translated from the exons ATGAGACGGGCAG CGGGGCTCAGCCCGGACGCGGGGAAGCGAAGCAGCCGCCGGATGCACTCGGggcccccccatcaccccaaagCTGCTGGGAGCCGAGGGCCgagcccccccgcacccctgGAGAGCCGG CCTCCGCCAGCCCGAGCCAGGCACGTCGTCTTCGAGGACGAGGTGACACCCGTGGGGAGACCCTCGGGGAGGGTCCCCCGTGCCGAGGAGGGGGAGAAGCCGGGGGCCAGACCCGTCCCCCCCGGACTGGCACCGCGGCCGCGCGCTGTCCCCGACTACGTGGT AAAGTACCCGGCGATCCGGAGCCCCGGGCAGCGGGAGGGCTACAAGGGCGTCTTCCAGGACCAGCTGGCGGAGTACACGGAGCTGCTCGGGGAGGTCCGAGccgcgcggcgggggcgcggggggccggaggggccggggggccAGTGGCCCCGGCACGTCACGAGCAGGACG GATGGGAGCGGGGCGGCCCACGGCTGGCACGAGTGCGCGACGAAGAAGAGG GATTGGGCcttcctggagaagcagcagcgcTGCGAATACCTGAAGAAGAAGCTGACGCACATCAAGGCGCGGATCCAGGACTACGACCGCGACGCCCGCGACAGCACCGGCCGCTTCTGA